In a single window of the Nodularia spumigena CCY9414 genome:
- the metK gene encoding methionine adenosyltransferase, which translates to MSKRYLFTSESVTEGHPDKICDQISDTILDTLLTEDPSSRVAAEVVVNTGLVLITGEITSKTHANYVNIARQKIAEIGYIDAVNGFSAGSASVLVALDEQSPDIAQGVNKAQETRQQNSEELFDAVGAGDQGIMFGFACNETPELMPLPISLAHRLARRLAAVRKTGKLPYLRPDGKTQVTVAYEDGYPVGIDTILISTQHTESIGEITEEAAIQAKIKEDLWSTVVEPAFADIDIKPSQETRFLVNPTGKFVIGGPQGDSGLTGRKIIVDTYGGYSRHGGGAFSGKDPTKVDRSAAYAARYMAKNIVAAGLAQKCEVQLSYAIGVARPVSIFLETFGTGKLDDETLLELVKDQFELRPAGIIHAFNLRNLPSERGGRFYQDIAAYGHFGRNDLDLPWERTDKVELLQQLVTQSLAAAIA; encoded by the coding sequence ACCTCCGAATCGGTTACCGAAGGTCATCCAGATAAGATTTGCGATCAGATTTCTGATACAATTCTAGATACCTTACTCACAGAAGACCCCAGCAGTCGTGTGGCGGCTGAGGTAGTAGTTAATACTGGTTTGGTGCTAATTACTGGTGAAATTACCAGTAAAACTCATGCTAATTACGTTAACATTGCCCGCCAAAAAATAGCCGAAATTGGCTACATAGATGCTGTTAATGGTTTTTCTGCGGGCAGCGCCAGTGTTCTGGTAGCTTTAGATGAACAATCACCCGATATAGCCCAAGGTGTTAATAAAGCTCAAGAAACACGTCAACAGAATAGTGAGGAACTATTCGATGCTGTGGGTGCGGGTGATCAAGGTATAATGTTTGGCTTCGCCTGCAACGAAACACCAGAACTGATGCCCTTACCCATCAGTCTGGCTCATCGCCTGGCTCGCCGATTGGCAGCAGTTCGCAAAACAGGCAAATTGCCATACCTGCGCCCCGACGGCAAAACACAAGTGACTGTAGCCTACGAAGACGGGTATCCGGTAGGTATTGATACGATTCTGATTTCCACTCAGCATACAGAAAGTATCGGGGAAATCACTGAAGAAGCCGCCATACAAGCCAAGATTAAAGAAGACCTTTGGTCAACAGTAGTTGAACCTGCTTTTGCTGACATTGACATTAAGCCAAGCCAGGAAACACGTTTCTTGGTCAACCCCACTGGCAAATTTGTCATTGGTGGCCCTCAAGGAGATTCTGGTCTGACAGGACGGAAAATTATTGTTGATACCTACGGTGGTTATTCCCGACATGGCGGTGGCGCTTTTTCTGGTAAGGACCCCACGAAGGTAGACCGTTCTGCTGCTTATGCGGCTCGCTATATGGCGAAAAATATTGTCGCGGCTGGGTTGGCTCAAAAGTGTGAGGTTCAGCTTAGTTATGCCATTGGTGTTGCACGCCCTGTGAGCATTTTTCTGGAAACTTTTGGGACTGGGAAATTGGATGATGAAACTTTGCTGGAATTAGTCAAAGACCAATTTGAACTACGTCCAGCCGGGATTATCCATGCTTTCAATTTACGTAACTTACCAAGTGAACGAGGCGGACGTTTTTATCAGGACATCGCGGCTTACGGTCACTTTGGGCGCAATGATTTAGATTTGCCTTGGGAGCGCACCGATAAGGTGGAATTGTTGCAGCAACTAGTTACACAGTCGCTGGCGGCAGCGATCGCTTAG